In the genome of Desulfuromonas sp. DDH964, one region contains:
- a CDS encoding sigma-54 interaction domain-containing protein — translation MSGRNKAGASPQGRGERWSLSLNRQQKIVAVGDQGPFASQDLAVHIGRSLEQVEALKHFHALLAKGFCFRALPVQLDERWYLAEYLPQEAGGTLVLDALAEGGEAAMALHDFVQAIDPFSLEAGGGILLVDRAGVILMVNREFAAILGLQAVAMLGRHVNESYPVATLSRLPKVMASGKAEIGEAHRLNGRQIIASRWPLIRNGTVYGAYGKVQLREGPDGTRFAGKLPAVEGSANRRGVARHRPTALYGIEQIVCQGQPMLDLKNRLVRIAERSSTVLLIGESGTGKELFAHAIHSLSRRKDGPFVRVNCAAIPESLLEAELFGYVEGAFSGARRGGQIGKFEQAHGGTLLLDEISEMPLSMQAKLLRVLQEREISPLGSQEVRSVDVRFVAATNCDAQALVKEGKLRSDLYYRINVVAIVVPPLRQRPEDIFCLTRHFINQFNAEFELNVQGLSSRAWAALRAYPFPGNVRELRSAIESAFNMVNGPFIRLYDLPPQLADYPQGEVAAAGSARGGHPVVSGAIDGRPLQEIIEGIEKELIVGAMEKVGGNKLAAASLLGISRPGLYKKLQKYNLI, via the coding sequence GGGCCCTTTGCCAGCCAGGATCTGGCGGTCCATATTGGCCGCAGCCTGGAGCAGGTGGAAGCCCTCAAGCATTTCCACGCCCTCCTGGCCAAGGGGTTCTGTTTCCGGGCCCTGCCGGTGCAGCTCGATGAGCGCTGGTACCTCGCCGAGTATCTCCCCCAGGAGGCCGGTGGCACCCTGGTCCTCGATGCCCTGGCGGAGGGGGGCGAGGCCGCCATGGCGCTGCATGACTTTGTCCAGGCGATCGACCCTTTCTCCCTCGAAGCGGGGGGGGGTATTCTGCTGGTCGACCGCGCCGGCGTCATTCTCATGGTTAACCGTGAGTTCGCCGCTATCCTCGGCCTCCAGGCGGTCGCCATGCTCGGTCGCCATGTCAACGAATCGTACCCGGTGGCGACCCTCTCCCGTCTCCCCAAGGTGATGGCGTCGGGCAAAGCGGAAATCGGCGAGGCTCATCGCCTCAACGGTCGCCAGATCATTGCCAGCCGCTGGCCGCTGATCCGCAACGGCACAGTCTATGGTGCCTATGGCAAGGTCCAACTCCGCGAAGGTCCGGATGGCACTCGCTTCGCCGGCAAGCTCCCCGCGGTGGAAGGGAGTGCGAACCGCCGCGGGGTTGCGCGGCACCGGCCGACCGCCCTTTACGGTATCGAACAGATCGTCTGCCAGGGGCAGCCGATGCTCGACCTCAAGAACCGCCTGGTGCGCATTGCCGAACGCTCCTCCACGGTCCTGCTGATCGGGGAGAGCGGCACCGGCAAGGAACTCTTCGCCCACGCCATTCACTCCCTGAGCCGCCGCAAGGACGGCCCCTTCGTCCGGGTCAACTGTGCCGCCATTCCCGAAAGCCTGCTCGAGGCCGAACTTTTCGGTTATGTCGAGGGGGCCTTCTCGGGAGCCCGGCGCGGCGGCCAGATCGGCAAATTCGAACAGGCTCACGGCGGGACCCTCCTTCTCGATGAAATCAGCGAGATGCCCCTCTCGATGCAGGCGAAGCTGCTGCGCGTCCTGCAGGAGCGGGAGATCTCCCCCCTTGGCAGCCAGGAGGTGCGCTCGGTCGATGTCCGCTTCGTTGCCGCCACCAACTGCGACGCCCAGGCGCTGGTCAAGGAAGGGAAGCTGCGCTCCGACCTCTACTACCGGATCAATGTCGTCGCCATCGTCGTGCCGCCGCTGCGGCAGCGGCCCGAGGACATTTTCTGCCTGACCCGTCACTTCATCAACCAGTTCAACGCCGAGTTCGAGCTCAATGTTCAGGGGCTCAGCTCGCGGGCCTGGGCGGCGCTGCGTGCCTACCCGTTCCCGGGGAATGTCCGCGAGCTGCGCAGCGCCATCGAGAGCGCCTTCAACATGGTCAACGGCCCCTTTATCCGGCTCTACGATCTCCCGCCCCAGCTGGCCGACTATCCGCAAGGGGAGGTGGCCGCCGCGGGGAGCGCCAGGGGAGGCCACCCGGTGGTCAGCGGTGCCATCGACGGGCGGCCGCTGCAGGAAATCATCGAGGGGATCGAAAAGGAGCTGATTGTCGGCGCCATGGAGAAGGTCGGCGGCAACAAGCTGGCCGCTGCCAGCCTGCTCGGCATCTCCCGCCCCGGCCTCTACAAGAAGCTGCAGAAGTACAACCTTATCTAG
- a CDS encoding ABC transporter ATP-binding protein, with protein MSESPPLLQVNNIFLSFGGVHALRDVSFAVTRGEIFSIIGPNGAGKTSMLNCISGRYQPNQGTIYFKERNITGLKPNDRCQLGIGRTFQNLALFSHMSVLDNIMVGRHHLLKNNFLSGALYWFSGARQEELAHRRDVEDIIDFLEIAPIRKAIAGTLSYGLRKRVELARAVALRPDLILLDEPMAGMNLEEKEDMARYIIDLNEEWGMTVIMIEHDMGVVMDISHRVMVLDFGKKICAGLPEEVMENEQVKSAYLGVGVDEGPAEAPGEVA; from the coding sequence ATGAGCGAAAGCCCGCCACTGCTGCAGGTCAATAATATTTTTCTCTCCTTCGGCGGGGTCCATGCCCTGCGCGATGTCTCCTTCGCCGTCACCCGCGGGGAAATCTTCTCGATCATCGGGCCGAACGGCGCCGGGAAAACCTCGATGCTCAACTGCATCTCCGGGCGCTACCAGCCGAACCAGGGCACCATCTACTTCAAGGAACGCAACATTACCGGCCTCAAGCCCAACGACCGCTGCCAGCTCGGCATCGGCCGCACCTTTCAGAACCTCGCCCTCTTCAGTCACATGTCGGTCCTCGACAACATCATGGTCGGTCGCCACCACCTGCTGAAGAACAACTTCCTGTCCGGTGCGCTCTACTGGTTTTCCGGGGCGCGCCAGGAGGAGCTGGCCCACCGTCGCGACGTCGAGGACATCATCGACTTTCTCGAGATCGCCCCTATCCGCAAAGCGATCGCCGGAACCCTCTCCTACGGCCTGCGCAAGCGGGTCGAGCTGGCCCGTGCCGTGGCGCTGCGCCCCGATCTGATCCTCCTCGACGAGCCGATGGCCGGCATGAACCTCGAGGAGAAGGAGGATATGGCACGCTACATCATCGACCTCAACGAGGAGTGGGGAATGACGGTGATCATGATCGAGCATGACATGGGGGTGGTCATGGATATCTCGCACCGGGTGATGGTGCTCGACTTCGGCAAGAAGATCTGCGCCGGGCTGCCGGAGGAAGTGATGGAGAACGAACAGGTCAAGAGTGCCTACCTCGGTGTCGGCGTCGATGAGGGACCGGCGGAAGCGCCCGGGGAGGTGGCCTGA
- a CDS encoding long-chain fatty acid--CoA ligase — MGGAAAHYPDIRQFDTFPKLLAYNAANWPREVALREKEFGIWNAFTWADYQESVKYFALGMHQLGIGHEDAVGIIGDNRPEWVYGEVAAHALRAMIFGIYQDSLNEEVAYLINYAGARIILAEDEEQVDKVLEITEECPGVEHIIYCDPRGMRKYDDPRLLSHHDLMARGRQLDAEQPDLYARLVAAGQAADVAILCPTSGTTSNPKLAMLQAGPMLEHCLAYLEADPKFPSDNYVSVLPLPWIMEQVYAVAQALISRIVVNFVEEPETMMSDLREIGPTFVLLAPRVWESIAAEVKAKMMDATRFKQAMYRFGMQLAAKAAAAAPGRRSKLAYWLLFRPLKDRLGFTYLRSAATGGAALGPDTFKFFLAMGVPLRQLYGQTELAGAYTIHAADDVDFDSVGVPFRNAQVRIDHPDANGVGEVVAKTCGMFSGYYKNEKATAESLEDGWMHTGDAGYFKKENGHLVVIDRISDLAATAHGDKFSPQFIENKLKFSPFIAEAVVQGDGRDYLAAIICIRFEIVAKWAEQRGIAFTNYINLSAQESVYALIRKEVETVNASLPAVQQIRKFLLLYKQLDADDGELTRTRKVRRGVIKEKYAEIIDTIYSDQELVHIDTVITFQDGNKSRVQTDVRVVDLGRSAG, encoded by the coding sequence ATGGGAGGGGCTGCGGCGCACTATCCGGACATCCGGCAGTTCGACACCTTTCCCAAGCTGCTCGCCTACAATGCAGCCAACTGGCCGCGGGAGGTGGCGCTGCGGGAGAAGGAGTTCGGCATCTGGAACGCCTTTACCTGGGCCGATTACCAGGAGAGCGTCAAATACTTCGCCCTCGGAATGCACCAGCTCGGTATCGGTCACGAGGATGCGGTCGGCATCATCGGCGACAACCGCCCGGAATGGGTCTACGGCGAAGTCGCCGCCCACGCCCTGCGGGCAATGATCTTCGGCATCTACCAGGATTCGCTCAACGAGGAGGTCGCCTACCTGATCAACTATGCCGGCGCCCGCATCATCCTCGCCGAGGACGAGGAGCAGGTTGACAAGGTGCTGGAAATTACCGAGGAGTGTCCCGGGGTCGAGCACATCATCTACTGCGACCCGCGCGGCATGCGCAAGTACGACGACCCGCGGCTGCTGAGCCACCACGACCTGATGGCCAGGGGGCGCCAACTCGACGCCGAGCAGCCCGACCTCTACGCCCGGCTGGTCGCGGCGGGGCAGGCGGCGGACGTCGCTATCCTCTGCCCGACCTCGGGGACGACCTCCAACCCGAAGCTGGCAATGCTTCAGGCCGGGCCGATGCTCGAACACTGCCTCGCCTACCTCGAAGCCGACCCCAAGTTCCCGAGCGACAACTACGTCTCGGTCCTCCCCCTCCCCTGGATCATGGAGCAGGTCTATGCCGTGGCCCAAGCGCTGATCAGCCGCATCGTCGTCAACTTCGTCGAGGAGCCGGAGACGATGATGTCGGATTTGCGCGAGATCGGGCCGACCTTCGTCTTGCTGGCGCCGCGGGTCTGGGAATCGATCGCTGCCGAGGTCAAGGCGAAGATGATGGACGCGACCCGCTTCAAGCAGGCGATGTACCGCTTCGGCATGCAACTGGCGGCCAAAGCGGCCGCCGCCGCCCCGGGGCGGCGCTCAAAGCTCGCCTACTGGCTGCTCTTCCGCCCGCTCAAGGACCGCCTCGGTTTCACCTACCTGCGCTCGGCGGCGACCGGCGGCGCGGCCCTCGGCCCCGACACCTTCAAGTTCTTCCTCGCCATGGGGGTGCCGCTGCGCCAGCTCTACGGCCAGACCGAGCTCGCCGGCGCCTACACCATCCACGCGGCAGACGATGTCGACTTCGACAGCGTCGGTGTCCCCTTCCGCAACGCCCAGGTGCGCATCGACCATCCCGACGCCAACGGTGTCGGCGAGGTGGTGGCGAAGACCTGCGGCATGTTCAGCGGGTATTACAAGAATGAGAAGGCGACCGCGGAGTCGCTGGAGGATGGCTGGATGCATACCGGCGACGCAGGCTACTTCAAGAAGGAGAATGGCCACCTGGTGGTGATCGACCGCATCAGCGACCTCGCCGCCACCGCCCACGGCGACAAGTTCTCCCCCCAGTTCATCGAGAACAAGCTCAAGTTTTCCCCCTTCATTGCCGAGGCGGTGGTGCAGGGGGACGGCCGCGACTATCTCGCGGCGATCATCTGCATCCGCTTCGAGATCGTCGCCAAGTGGGCCGAGCAGCGTGGCATCGCCTTTACCAACTACATCAACCTCTCGGCCCAGGAGAGTGTCTACGCCCTGATCCGCAAGGAGGTGGAGACGGTCAACGCAAGTCTGCCGGCGGTGCAGCAGATTCGCAAGTTCCTCCTCCTCTACAAGCAGCTCGACGCCGACGACGGCGAGCTGACCCGGACCCGCAAGGTGCGGCGCGGGGTGATCAAGGAGAAGTACGCCGAGATCATTGACACCATCTATTCGGACCAGGAGCTGGTCCACATCGACACCGTGATCACCTTTCAGGACGGCAACAAGTCGCGGGTGCAGACCGACGTGCGGGTGGTCGATCTCGGCCGCAGCGCCGGCTGA
- a CDS encoding branched-chain amino acid ABC transporter permease — MNLELLTQMIVNGLIVGTLYGVVAMCFVLIYKSTRVVNFAQGEFLLIGAWTCWAMLVKFELPFYVGFPLTLAFMMVFGIVLQVVVLRPMIGEPIISVIMVTIGLSMFFQSLVSWIFGGYTKAFPKVFDTESINIAGLQIETAYIMSMVVSLIIMVGFYIFFKYSRMGLAMRATAFNQQIAQSLGISVKHVFAAAWAISAVVSALAGVVIGMVNGVSSALSFIGIKVFPVVILGGLDSIIGSIVGGLLIGVLENLAEFFDSQWLHLGNMYNIAPFYALVIILMIKPYGLFGTKDIERI, encoded by the coding sequence ATGAATCTGGAACTTCTGACACAGATGATCGTCAACGGCCTCATCGTCGGCACCCTCTACGGGGTGGTGGCGATGTGCTTCGTCCTGATCTACAAGTCGACCCGGGTTGTCAACTTCGCCCAGGGGGAATTCCTGCTGATCGGCGCCTGGACCTGCTGGGCGATGCTGGTCAAGTTCGAGCTCCCCTTCTACGTCGGTTTCCCGCTGACCCTCGCCTTCATGATGGTCTTCGGCATCGTCCTGCAGGTGGTGGTGCTGCGGCCGATGATCGGCGAACCGATCATCTCGGTGATCATGGTCACCATCGGCCTCTCGATGTTCTTCCAGTCCCTCGTCTCCTGGATCTTCGGCGGCTACACCAAGGCCTTTCCCAAGGTCTTCGACACCGAGTCGATCAATATCGCCGGGCTGCAGATCGAGACCGCCTACATCATGAGCATGGTCGTTTCGTTGATCATCATGGTCGGCTTCTACATCTTCTTCAAATACTCGCGCATGGGCCTGGCGATGCGCGCCACCGCCTTCAACCAGCAGATCGCGCAGAGCCTCGGCATCTCGGTCAAGCATGTCTTCGCCGCCGCCTGGGCGATCTCCGCCGTCGTCTCGGCCCTGGCCGGGGTGGTGATCGGCATGGTCAACGGCGTCTCCTCGGCCCTCTCCTTCATCGGCATCAAGGTCTTCCCGGTCGTCATCCTCGGCGGCCTCGACTCGATCATCGGTTCCATCGTCGGTGGCCTGCTGATCGGGGTGCTGGAGAACCTCGCCGAATTCTTCGACAGCCAGTGGCTCCATCTCGGCAACATGTACAACATCGCCCCCTTCTATGCCCTGGTCATCATCCTGATGATCAAGCCCTACGGCCTCTTCGGCACCAAGGATATCGAGAGGATCTAA
- a CDS encoding branched-chain amino acid ABC transporter permease, translating into MASAHSRMRCGEFRTSYQSDMTIFPTPLARRVAIVAVIGLLFAPLLLNAYQLNLLIQIGYYGIAALGLNIVVGFTGQISLGHAAFFGLGAFASAWLSNNTGIPVFFCIPLAGLATMAVGLLVGIPAGRIKGLYLAIATLASQYILEDFFARADWFTGGSAGAMASPFTLFGYMFNSDRSYFYVVLTYVVVMYLAGTNLLRSRDGRAFVAVRDHYLSAEIMGINLNKYRILSFGISSFYAGIGGALFGHYLGFVSAEGFTLLLSIQFLGMVIIGGLGSVMGSLLGTIFMVLLPEVMEFGVHLVGSNNSALTQALAYIKEMAIGLAIILFLIFEPDGLSHRWKMIKNYWKLYPFSY; encoded by the coding sequence ATGGCCTCTGCCCATTCGCGGATGCGCTGCGGCGAATTCCGCACCAGCTACCAGTCGGACATGACGATCTTTCCGACCCCCCTGGCGCGGCGGGTCGCCATCGTCGCGGTGATCGGGCTTCTCTTCGCGCCGCTGCTGCTCAACGCCTACCAGCTCAACCTGCTGATCCAGATCGGTTACTACGGCATCGCCGCCCTCGGCCTCAACATCGTCGTCGGCTTCACCGGCCAGATCTCCCTCGGCCATGCCGCCTTCTTCGGCCTCGGCGCCTTCGCTTCGGCCTGGCTCAGCAACAATACCGGCATCCCGGTCTTCTTCTGCATCCCACTGGCCGGGCTGGCGACGATGGCGGTCGGCCTGCTGGTCGGCATCCCCGCCGGCCGCATCAAGGGGCTCTACCTGGCGATCGCCACTCTCGCCTCCCAGTACATCCTCGAGGACTTCTTCGCCCGTGCCGACTGGTTCACCGGCGGCTCGGCCGGCGCCATGGCGAGCCCCTTCACCCTCTTCGGCTACATGTTCAACAGCGACCGCTCCTATTTCTACGTCGTCCTCACCTACGTGGTGGTCATGTACCTCGCCGGCACCAACCTGCTGCGCAGTCGTGACGGCCGCGCCTTCGTCGCCGTGCGTGATCACTACCTCTCGGCCGAGATCATGGGGATCAACCTCAACAAGTACCGGATCCTCTCCTTCGGTATCTCCTCCTTCTACGCCGGCATCGGCGGCGCCCTCTTCGGCCACTACCTCGGCTTCGTCTCCGCCGAGGGCTTTACCCTGCTGCTGTCGATCCAGTTCCTCGGCATGGTGATCATCGGCGGCCTCGGTTCGGTGATGGGGTCGCTGCTCGGGACGATCTTCATGGTGCTGCTGCCGGAGGTGATGGAGTTCGGCGTCCATCTCGTCGGCAGCAACAACAGCGCCCTGACCCAGGCCCTGGCCTACATCAAGGAGATGGCGATCGGCCTGGCGATCATCCTCTTTCTGATCTTCGAACCGGACGGTCTCTCCCATCGCTGGAAGATGATCAAGAACTACTGGAAGCTCTACCCGTTCTCCTATTGA
- a CDS encoding ABC transporter substrate-binding protein yields MRKTLLCGSVLLALCGFSNLAMAAETIPVGHLACYTGPTSDVGVPYGNGVADAMTYINANGGIDGKQLKFETVDYSYKAPQAIATYKGWISGLKPVAIQGWGTADTEALVQFVAKDQIPYFSASYSGHLTDPSGKSPRSKAPAPYNFFYGPSYSDTCRGLVQWAAEDWKAKGNKGKPKFIHMGANHPYPNAPKEACAAYAEELGFEVLNPIVYDLKPGDAKAQCLTLKDSGANYAYMGNTAGSNISLLNSCGTVGAKPQFLANVWGWDENSIKAAQESGDGVAVPLGAPDWKSSAPGMAMVHAISKMSDPSGETYRNLHYMRGVCAVFFMKDAMVAADKMPGGITGPNIKKGMEQMKDHVPAGLEGVCTPSTWTNEDHRGTTEISVYTTTYNGGDFKFNKQATVEVPRRDDWLGW; encoded by the coding sequence ATGCGCAAGACTCTCTTATGTGGGTCGGTATTGCTGGCACTGTGCGGATTCTCAAACCTGGCCATGGCGGCGGAGACCATCCCCGTCGGTCATCTCGCCTGCTACACCGGTCCGACCTCGGATGTCGGTGTCCCCTATGGCAATGGCGTCGCCGACGCCATGACCTACATCAATGCCAACGGCGGCATCGATGGCAAGCAGCTCAAGTTCGAGACTGTCGACTACTCCTACAAGGCGCCGCAGGCGATCGCCACCTACAAGGGGTGGATCTCCGGTCTCAAGCCGGTCGCCATCCAGGGGTGGGGGACCGCCGACACCGAGGCGCTGGTGCAGTTCGTCGCCAAGGACCAGATCCCCTACTTCTCCGCCTCCTACTCGGGGCATCTGACCGACCCGAGCGGCAAGTCGCCGCGCAGCAAGGCGCCGGCCCCCTACAACTTCTTCTACGGCCCCTCCTACTCCGACACCTGCCGCGGCCTGGTCCAGTGGGCGGCCGAGGACTGGAAAGCCAAGGGGAACAAGGGGAAACCGAAGTTCATCCACATGGGGGCCAACCACCCCTATCCCAACGCGCCCAAGGAAGCCTGCGCTGCCTATGCCGAGGAGCTCGGCTTCGAAGTCCTCAACCCGATCGTCTATGACCTCAAGCCGGGCGACGCCAAGGCCCAGTGCCTGACCCTGAAGGACTCGGGCGCCAACTACGCCTACATGGGGAACACCGCCGGCTCCAACATCTCGCTCCTCAACTCCTGCGGCACTGTCGGCGCCAAGCCCCAGTTCCTCGCCAACGTCTGGGGCTGGGACGAAAACTCGATCAAGGCCGCCCAGGAGTCGGGCGACGGCGTGGCGGTTCCCCTCGGTGCCCCGGACTGGAAGTCGAGTGCCCCGGGCATGGCGATGGTGCATGCGATCTCCAAGATGTCCGATCCGAGCGGCGAAACCTACCGCAACCTCCACTACATGCGCGGCGTCTGCGCCGTCTTCTTCATGAAGGACGCCATGGTCGCCGCCGACAAGATGCCGGGCGGCATCACCGGGCCGAACATCAAGAAGGGGATGGAGCAGATGAAGGATCATGTCCCGGCGGGTCTCGAAGGGGTTTGTACGCCGTCGACCTGGACCAACGAGGATCATCGCGGGACGACCGAGATCTCGGTCTATACCACCACCTACAATGGGGGTGATTTCAAGTTCAACAAGCAGGCGACGGTCGAAGTGCCGCGGCGCGACGACTGGCTCGGCTGGTAG
- a CDS encoding ABC transporter ATP-binding protein — MGEAAAAVAPKESILSVNNIEVVYDDVILVLRGISLEVPKGEIVTLLGPNGAGKSTTLKAISGLLKTEDGEVTRGTIHFKGESISNRDPDAIVRRGIFQVMEGRRIVEDMTVIENLRLGAYTRRDRMIKDDIDKVFHYFPRLKARTGLAGYLSGGEQQMLAIGRAVMARPEMILLDEPSMGLSPLLVKEVFGIIRSINKEQGITMLLVEQNANMALHSASYGYVMESGKIALDGTCEELLNNEDMKEFYLSGGDKERKSFKNLKSYKRRKRWM; from the coding sequence ATGGGTGAAGCAGCGGCAGCAGTCGCACCGAAGGAATCGATCCTCTCGGTCAACAACATCGAGGTCGTCTACGACGACGTCATCCTGGTGCTGCGCGGCATCAGCCTGGAGGTGCCGAAAGGGGAGATCGTCACTCTGCTCGGCCCCAACGGCGCCGGCAAGTCGACGACCTTAAAGGCGATCTCGGGGCTGCTCAAGACCGAGGACGGCGAAGTCACCCGTGGCACCATCCACTTCAAGGGGGAGTCGATCAGTAACCGCGATCCCGACGCGATCGTGCGCCGTGGCATCTTCCAGGTGATGGAGGGGCGGCGCATCGTCGAGGACATGACCGTCATCGAGAACCTGCGCCTCGGCGCCTACACCCGCCGCGATCGCATGATCAAGGACGACATCGACAAGGTCTTTCACTACTTTCCCCGGCTCAAGGCGCGCACCGGGCTCGCCGGCTACCTTTCCGGCGGCGAGCAGCAGATGCTGGCGATCGGCCGCGCGGTAATGGCCCGCCCGGAGATGATCCTCCTCGACGAGCCGTCGATGGGGCTTTCGCCGCTGCTGGTCAAGGAGGTCTTCGGCATCATCCGCAGCATCAACAAGGAGCAGGGGATCACCATGCTGCTGGTTGAGCAGAACGCCAACATGGCGCTGCACAGCGCCTCCTACGGCTACGTCATGGAGTCGGGGAAGATCGCCCTCGACGGCACCTGCGAGGAGCTGCTCAACAACGAGGACATGAAGGAGTTCTATCTTTCGGGGGGGGACAAGGAACGCAAGTCGTTCAAGAACTTGAAGTCGTATAAACGCCGCAAGCGCTGGATGTGA
- a CDS encoding phenylacetate--CoA ligase family protein, with translation MSEYYDDLETRDPEQREEQQFALLARQIAHAQRQAPAYGRLLAGVEAAAVTSRAVLAKLPLTRKEELVELQRREPPFGGLAAARVPELNRIFASPGPIYEPGSARPDFWRFARALFAAGFRRGQLLHNCFAYHFTPAGAMVEAGAHALGCAVFAAGPGQLEGQVQTIADLRPDGYVGTPSFLKMILDKGAESGSDVSSLRHALVSGEALPASLRDRFAGRGLQVLQCYATADLGVIAYESPAREGLILDEGVIVEIVRPGSGDPLPDGEVGEVVVTTLAPEYPLLRFATGDLSAILPGPSPCGRTGRRIRGWLGRADQTAKVRGMFVRPGQVAQVLKRHPEVGRGRLIIDRSDDQDVMVLHCEVACTAPEGLVAAIVTSIRELCNLRGEVQLVAPGSLANDGKVIDDRRPVDHAG, from the coding sequence ATGAGCGAATATTACGACGATCTGGAAACCCGTGACCCGGAGCAGCGCGAAGAGCAGCAGTTCGCTCTGCTCGCCCGCCAAATCGCCCATGCGCAGCGGCAGGCGCCGGCTTATGGCCGGCTCCTCGCCGGGGTCGAAGCTGCGGCGGTCACCAGCCGCGCGGTGCTCGCAAAGCTGCCGCTGACCCGCAAGGAGGAGCTGGTCGAACTGCAGCGCCGTGAGCCCCCCTTCGGCGGACTGGCGGCGGCCCGGGTGCCGGAGCTCAACCGCATCTTTGCCTCGCCGGGACCGATCTACGAGCCGGGGAGTGCCCGCCCCGACTTCTGGCGCTTCGCCCGCGCCCTTTTCGCCGCCGGCTTTCGCCGCGGCCAGCTGCTGCACAACTGCTTCGCCTACCACTTCACCCCGGCCGGGGCGATGGTCGAGGCCGGCGCCCACGCCCTCGGCTGCGCCGTCTTCGCCGCCGGACCGGGACAGCTCGAAGGCCAAGTGCAGACCATCGCCGACCTGCGCCCCGACGGCTATGTCGGCACGCCGTCCTTTCTGAAGATGATCCTCGACAAAGGAGCCGAGTCCGGCAGCGACGTCAGTTCGCTGCGCCACGCCCTCGTCTCCGGCGAGGCGCTGCCGGCAAGCCTGCGCGACCGGTTCGCCGGGCGCGGGCTGCAGGTACTGCAGTGCTACGCCACCGCCGATCTCGGCGTCATCGCCTACGAGTCGCCGGCCCGCGAGGGGTTGATCCTCGACGAGGGGGTGATCGTCGAGATCGTCCGGCCGGGGAGCGGCGACCCACTCCCCGATGGCGAGGTCGGCGAAGTGGTGGTGACGACCCTCGCCCCGGAATATCCGCTGCTGCGCTTCGCCACCGGCGACCTCTCGGCAATCCTTCCCGGCCCCAGCCCCTGCGGCCGCACCGGCCGCCGCATCCGCGGCTGGCTCGGGCGCGCCGACCAGACCGCCAAGGTGCGTGGCATGTTCGTGCGCCCCGGCCAGGTTGCCCAGGTCCTTAAACGCCACCCCGAGGTCGGCCGCGGGCGGCTGATCATCGACCGCAGCGACGATCAGGATGTCATGGTGCTGCACTGTGAAGTTGCCTGCACCGCTCCCGAGGGACTCGTGGCGGCGATCGTCACCAGCATCCGTGAACTCTGCAACCTGCGCGGCGAGGTCCAGCTGGTCGCGCCCGGCAGCCTCGCCAACGACGGCAAGGTGATCGACGACCGGCGCCCGGTCGACCATGCTGGATGA
- a CDS encoding CaiB/BaiF CoA transferase family protein, whose product MLDDALRGCRVLDLSQYLPGPYATRLLADLGAEVVKIEPPAGDPMRTFICRDDDGISPLYKQVNAGKIVVFLDLKSGGGQAAFAELVTAADVLLESFRPGVLERLGFGRERLAEFNPRLIHCALSGFGQDGPASQRAGHDLTYMALSGMLHSTGTVQTPVIPFPPVSDYAGGEKAAAMILAALLKRQRTGAGCFLDTSLFETVLAWQSFGQAAAQQAGPDLGRGRGLITGGAACYQIYPTADDRFVVLAALEAKFWHAFCCAVERPDWIDRQQEPLPQTALIAELRAFFASADRDAWVARLARVDCCFEPLLEPEEVLRQPQVVARHLLAPAVGNSLPADILLPLHVDGEPPRSRRPLVTVAAEDVAARWRTPFVPAPEVR is encoded by the coding sequence ATGCTGGATGACGCCCTGCGCGGCTGCCGCGTCCTCGATCTCAGCCAGTACCTCCCCGGTCCCTACGCCACCCGCCTCCTCGCCGATCTCGGCGCCGAGGTTGTCAAGATCGAGCCCCCTGCCGGCGACCCGATGCGGACCTTTATCTGCCGCGACGACGATGGCATCTCTCCCCTCTACAAGCAGGTCAACGCCGGCAAGATTGTCGTCTTTCTCGATCTAAAAAGTGGCGGCGGCCAGGCCGCCTTCGCCGAGCTGGTGACCGCGGCCGACGTTCTGCTCGAGTCGTTCCGCCCCGGGGTGCTGGAGCGCCTCGGCTTCGGCCGCGAACGATTGGCCGAGTTCAACCCGCGTCTGATACATTGCGCCCTCTCCGGCTTCGGCCAGGACGGCCCGGCGAGTCAGCGTGCCGGGCACGATCTGACCTACATGGCGCTGAGCGGCATGCTCCATTCCACCGGCACCGTGCAGACTCCGGTTATCCCCTTTCCGCCGGTCTCCGATTACGCCGGCGGTGAGAAGGCGGCCGCGATGATCCTCGCTGCCCTGCTGAAGCGGCAGCGCACCGGGGCCGGGTGTTTCCTTGACACCAGCCTCTTCGAAACAGTTCTTGCCTGGCAGTCCTTTGGCCAGGCGGCGGCGCAACAGGCCGGCCCGGACCTCGGACGCGGGCGCGGGCTGATCACCGGCGGCGCCGCCTGTTACCAGATCTATCCGACCGCCGACGACCGCTTTGTCGTCCTCGCCGCCCTCGAAGCCAAGTTCTGGCACGCCTTCTGTTGCGCCGTGGAACGCCCCGACTGGATTGACCGGCAGCAGGAGCCGCTGCCGCAGACCGCCCTGATTGCCGAGCTGCGGGCGTTCTTTGCCAGCGCCGACCGCGACGCCTGGGTGGCGCGCCTGGCACGGGTCGACTGCTGTTTCGAGCCGCTGCTCGAACCGGAGGAAGTCCTGCGCCAGCCGCAGGTGGTCGCTCGCCATCTGCTGGCCCCCGCAGTGGGCAATTCGTTGCCGGCCGATATCCTCCTGCCGCTGCATGTCGATGGCGAGCCGCCCCGCTCCCGGCGACCGCTGGTCACGGTGGCGGCCGAAGATGTGGCCGCCCGCTGGCGCACCCCTTTCGTCCCCGCTCCGGAGGTCCGATGA